In the genome of Streptomyces sp. Tu 3180, the window CGTCCGGCGAGCACCGCGCGCCTGACCTCGCTCATCGTGGTGCCGGGCACCTCCTCGGTGACCAGTCGGCGTGAGAGCAGGTCGGTCTCCGGGTCGACGAGGAATCGCCGGGCGGCGTCGCTCGCGGTGGCCCGGTGGCTTTCGGGCAGCGCGTCGACCACCTTGCGCATGGCCGAAGCGAGCGCCGGGCCGAGGCCGAACACCTGCTCGCCGCGCCCCGATCCGGCGGTCAGCAGGGCGAGGGCCTCGTCGTGGTTCAGTCCGGTGAGATCGGTCCGGAAATCGGGCAGCAATGCGAACCCGCCGTGCCGGCCGCGTTCGGCGTAGACCGGGACGCCGGCCGCGGACAGCGCCTCGATGTCGCGCAGCACGGTGCGGGTGGACACCTCCAGCTCGCGGACCAGCGCGGCCGCGGTCAGCCGACCGTGCCGGCGCAGCAGCAGCACCAACGAGATCAACCGGTCGGCACGCACACGAGAACGCTAGCGAATACATGACCAAGGATGTCGTGCTTCACGGAGAGGCTTGCCGACGTGATGCCGAAGGCGGTGGCCACCGGGCCTTCGGACGTACGTACTGCCGATGGATCGAATGGAGCTGATGCGGTGATGGAGCGGTCAACGGTCAACCCGTGGACGTGGTCGGTGGAGATGGGTTGCAGCCAGGGCGAGATCGTCTCCGGGCACACGCGAACCCTGTACTGCTCCGGGCAGACCGCGATGAGCGACGAGGGCGAGCCCCGGCACGCCGGTGACATGGCGGCGCAGTTGGCGCTGACCACCGACAACCTGGAGGCCGTGCTCGGCGAGGCCGGCATGTCCCTCGCGGACCTGGTCCGGCTCAA includes:
- a CDS encoding RidA family protein, with product MERSTVNPWTWSVEMGCSQGEIVSGHTRTLYCSGQTAMSDEGEPRHAGDMAAQLALTTDNLEAVLGEAGMSLADLVRLNVYTTDVDRLLEHYGVLASRLGAAGVAPTTTMLGVTRLAVPGLMVELEGTAVA